TCCTTTCTGTTCAGGGGAAAAGATTGACGTATTGTTGAGAGACAACAAGGAAGTCATCAGCAAATGCCCTCTTTTTGGTGTGGAAATTAAGGGAATTTTCAATTAGGAGATGTTTTGATTTATGTTAAGGAACCATGAACCAAATTATAGTTTGGAATGTTAAACTCATGCTTACTctgaaataaaatttcaaatgaTGGTTGTTACTTGTGATAAATTTGGATACATCTGTATGATTTTATATTTGATTATTATATGTTTAGAATTCGTAATGATGGGATAAAGGGGTAAgtaattagtttttattttattttcttttgtggTAGATGGAGGATCACCCAATGTACCCCTACAACCTAAGGATGGGACAACATGAGGACATACCTCCCTATGTAGAAAGAGTAAAGGAATGTTGTGAAGAATGGGGAGATCTCCTAGGAGGCCTGAACAACTATGACACACACTCTAGAATAATAGACGTCCTACTCAAAACCATCCCACGCCATGAGCCTTGGATCCCGATTATTGAAATGTATAACGATGTTCTCACAGAAGAAGGGGAGACCCACCCAACTAAATACAGATATGAGGGTCAATGGTTCCTTACCATTGAGTATGTCTCAACGAGGTTGATGGAAGCTTTGTCAAAGTGGGAACCTGAAGATGAGATGGGGGAAGTAATCGATGCGGAACCACCCACGTTAGAGAATGAAGAAAGGGGAGGTGAGAGGGATGAGGTGGAAGATGATATGCGAGTGGATCTCCCAATAGAAGAAGACCCAATAGAAGAAGACCCGGAAGAGGAAGACCCCGAGGAAGAAGACCCCGAAGAGGAAGACCCCGAGGAAGAAGATCCCGAAGAAGAGTTTGATGAGTGAGACTTTGAAAAGACTTAGTAGTAGGGCTAGGTGGTCACTCATGGAGTAGAAGTAGTCATAGGAATAGTttatttggaccaagggtacATTTCATTTATTAGTTGTTTTACTTGTTTGCTTTCATTAATGGACAAACCCTATTGGGATATTTGATGTCAattgattatattattgaaatatTAAAGAGAATTGCTACCCGTTCTATGTGTTGGATATTATTATGAATTATATGAGATGGAAATCTTTATAAATTATGTCTGGCGGAAATTGTCTGTGATTAAATTGTTTGAATGTACACTTAAACTAGAAGAGAGTAATAAATAATTGAGGAATACATCAATCCTTTGATGCAGATAACCATGTCGGGAAGAAATAATCGTCCTCCCACTAATGCTGAGTTGGCTGCATGACTTCAGCAACTCACAGAACTGACCCAAACCTTAGGAGCTGCTTTgttgaacaacaacaacaacaacaacaacaacaacaacaacaacaacaacaacaacaacattggAAACAATAATCCTGACTATGCTAAGAAAGTTGCCAGTAGAAAACCACCTTACTTCCAAGGTGAAGAGGACCCTAGTATTCTAGAAAACTGGATCCGTGAATTTGACAAACTGTTTGAGGCTATAGGGTGCCCTGAGGAAGAGAGAATCCCTTTTGCAACCTATTATCTTAAGGGAGAAGCTGATATTTGGTGGTCTACCTCCATAGCTGACCTAGCTGCTGAACTTGGATTTAACTGGGAGGCCTTTAAGGATGCTATGAGGGATAGGTTTTACCCTGAACATGTGAAAATGCAAAAATTCAATGAGTTTGCTAACCTTAGGCAGAGAAACATGTCTGTCCAGGAGTATCATTCCAAGTTCCTAGAGCTAGCTAGGTTCGCACCTACCATGGTCCATGATGGGAGAGCTAAGGCCAACAAATTCATTCGAggtttgaactttgacaccCAGAAGGTTGTGATTGTTTTGAGATGCCGAAACTTACAAGAAGCTTATGTTAGCGCAGCGAGTCACTACAGAGTTGAGAAGCTAGAGGAGGAAATCAAGTCTAGGGGTAAGAGAAAGGAGGGAGATTCGAGGAACAATAATCAGAATGGGGGAAATTCTGGAGGCTATGGGGATAAGAGGCCTAGGTATAACAATGGCGATCAGGGTTCGGGTAGAGGATACCATGGAAATAACAACAATTATCTAGGAAACAATGGAGGGAAACCCCAAAACCAAGGGCAGAACCAGAAGTATGGGAATGGGAACGGAAAAAGAAATGAGAGGCACTACTATTGCAAGCAGTGTAGTAAGGACCACCCAGGAGTTGATTGTAAGGGAAATGCTGTGCAGTGCTTTGATTGCAAGAAGATGGGACATCGTGAGTTTGAGTGCTATGCTAAGC
This sequence is a window from Spinacia oleracea cultivar Varoflay chromosome 1, BTI_SOV_V1, whole genome shotgun sequence. Protein-coding genes within it:
- the LOC110775524 gene encoding uncharacterized protein gives rise to the protein MEDHPMYPYNLRMGQHEDIPPYVERVKECCEEWGDLLGGLNNYDTHSRIIDVLLKTIPRHEPWIPIIEMYNDVLTEEGETHPTKYRYEGQWFLTIEYVSTRLMEALSKWEPEDEMGEVIDAEPPTLENEERGGERDEVEDDMRVDLPIEEDPIEEDPEEEDPEEEDPEEEDPEEEDPEEEFDEKPPYFQGEEDPSILENWIREFDKLFEAIGCPEEERIPFATYYLKGEADIWWSTSIADLAAELGFNWEAFKDAMRDRFYPEHVKMQKFNEFANLRQRNMSVQEYHSKFLELARFAPTMVHDGRAKANKFIRGLNFDTQKVVIVLRCRNLQEAYVSAASHYRVEKLEEEIKSRGKRKEGDSRNNNQNGGNSGGYGDKRPRYNNGDQGSGRGYHGNNNNYLGNNGGKPQNQGQNQKYGNGNGKRNERHYYCKQCSKDHPGVDCKGNAVQCFDCKKMGHREFECYAKQNGGQQQQGRQNNFRNNNNQGNPSGSQSAQNGPNKTLSTPNSSNGNVNGGNKGRIFVINQTQANGEANVVTGTFLINSIPAYVLFDSGASHSFISSSLVKKLGLEPSSHIPAQISIPTGEVVSCRKLYKDVSINISGTILPGDLIEFNLDDLDVILGMDWFGKYRARIECHDQKVVLKGPNGNRISYQGIVTKPGVKIISALAMHKYLRKGQEAYLYMPPDREVEFTIELIPGTAPISKAPYRMAPAEMKELKGQIEDLLNKGYIRPSVSPWGAPVLFVKKKDGSLRLCIDYRELNQVTIKNKYPLPRIDGLFDQLKGVGTFSKIDLRSGYHQLKIAEKT